A window of Choloepus didactylus isolate mChoDid1 chromosome 21, mChoDid1.pri, whole genome shotgun sequence contains these coding sequences:
- the INTS1 gene encoding integrator complex subunit 1 isoform X5 has protein sequence MNRAKPTTVRRPSAAAKPSGHPPPGDFIALGSKGQANESKTASTLLKPAPSGLPSERKRDGAAALSGASALTGLTKRPKLSSTPPLSALGRLAEAAVAEKRAISPSIKEPSVVPIEVLPTVLLDEIEAAELEGNDDRIEGVLCGAVRQLKITRAKPDTTLYLSLMYLAKIKPNIFATEGVIEALCSLLRRDASINFKAKGNSLVSVLACNLLVAAYEEDENWPEIFVKVYIEDSLGERVWVDSPHCKSFVDSVQTAFNTKVPPRSMLLQGDMGRGGGDLSAGNSPHPSLTEEEDSQTELLIAEEKLSPEQEGQLMPRPRYDDLAESVEEYVLDVLRDQLNRRQPIDNVSRNLLRLLTSTCGYKEVRLMAVQKLEMWLQNPKLTRPAQDLLMSACVNCNTQSPEDVDVISHLIKIRLKPKVLLNHYMLCIRELLNAHKDNLGTTIKFVIFNELSNARNPNNMQVLHTVLQHSSELAPKFLAVVFQDLLTNKDDYLRASRALLREIIKQTKHEINFQAFCLGLMQERKEPQHLDMELKERFVIHVTDLLAVSMMLGITAQVKEAGVAWDKGEKKNLEVLRSFQNQIAAIQRDAVWWLHTVVPSISKLAPKDYVHCLHKVLFTEQPETYYKWDNWPPESDRNFFLRLCSEVPILEDTLMRILVIGLSRELPLGPADAMELADHLVKRAAAVQADDVEVLKVERIQLIDAVLNLCTYHHPENIQLPPGYQPPNLAISTLYWKAWPLLLVVAAFNPENIGLAAWEEYPTLKMLMEMVMTNNYSYPPCTLTDEETRTEMISRELQVAQREKQEILAFEGHLAAASTKQTITESSSLLVSQLTGLDPRGPPRRPPPHILDQVKGLNQSLRLGHLLCRSRSPDFLLNIIQRQASSQSMPWLADLVQSSEGSVDVLPVQCLCEFLLHDAADDAASGEEDEEAESKEQKAKKRQRQQKQRQLLGRLQDLLLGPQADEQTTCEVLDYFLRRLSSSQVASRALAMKSGTGPSCPSFRTEGSQLTLPSSAPRVSLQGLSLVLSEGSLRDGEEQGHPQEEDSGDTEMLQGYQWLLRDLPRLPLFDSVRATTALALQQAIHMETDPQSISAYLVYLSQHTPVEEQGQHSDLALDVARLVVERSTIMAHLFSKLSHSATSDAVLAALLTIFSRYVRRMRKSKEGEEVYSWSESQDQVFLRWAGGETATMHILVVHAMVILLTLGPPRAGDGEFHALLDIWFPEKKPLPTAFLVDTSEEALLLPDWLKLRMIRSEVPRLVDAALQDLEPQQLLLFVQSFGIPVSSMSKLLQYLDQAVAHDPQTLEQNIMDKNYMAHLVEVQHERGASGGQTFHSLLTASLPPRRDSTEAPKPKSSPEHPTGHGRIRAGTQIRALGPEDDLASVVLQIFPLNPDPRWQNANPRPIALALQQALGQELARVRQGDPEVTGITVRLLQALATLLTSSHGGALAMAMHRSHVLACPLLRQLCQYQRCVPQDASFSSLFLKVLMQLLQWLDSPAMGDGPLQAQLKLFAAQFSARRRISDVRTGFLHLAEALAFRRDSEVVRSTVRALIATLQSGEKCSVEPELMGKVLQGLIEVQSPFLEELLTVLFSATAGAGPRPPAARPIVVVSSLLLQDQEEPPGKQEGDGCSLETVRLGPSSGLLVDWLEMLDPEVIGSCPDLQQRLLFWNKGRGHGGAQVPSFRPYLLALLTHQSNWATLHQCIRILLCKSREQRFDPSASLDFLWACIHVPRIWQGRDQRTPQKRREELVLRVQTPELLSLVELILAEAEARSQEADEASCSPIQARLPLLLSCCHGNDESIQKVAEYLTGCIQQRGDSVVGRRCRDLLLQLYLQRPELRVPVPEILLCSEGAPSSSVCKLDGLIHRFITLLADTSDSRASESRVADANMACRKLAAAHPILLLRHLPVLAALLHGRTHLSFQEFCRQSHLAFFLRALGLLGLLQPPLFRAEHQGPLWDCLRAFVRVLLNYRKSFRHLAPFISRFVQFIHRYITCNAPAAVAFLQRHADPLHDLCFDNSDLVVLKSLLAGLSLPSRSGAAGRGLDEEGEDENSAGSLPLVSVSLFTPLTAAEMAPYMRRLSRGQAVEDLLEVLSDIDEMSRRRPEVLGFFSQSPQLWGWRT, from the exons ATGAACCGGGCCAAGCCCACCACCGTGCGGAGGCCCAGCGCTGCGGCCAAACCTTCAG GGCACCCTCCTCCAGGAGATTTCATTGCGCTGGGCTCAAAGGGTCAGGCCAATGAATCGAAAACAGCGTCCACCCTGCTGAAGCCAGCCCCCTCTGGCCTGCCTTCAGAGCGCAAGCGGGATGGCGCAGCTGCTCTGTCTGGTGCCTCAGCCCTGACTGGCCTCACCAAACGCCCCAAACTCTCCTCCACTCCACCTCTGAGTGCCCTGGGGCGCCTGGCTGAGGCTGCAGTGGCAGAGAAACGGGCCATCTCTCCCTCCATTAAAGAACCATCTGTGGTGCCGATTGAAG TTCTGCCCACGGTGCTGCTGGATGAGATCGAGGCCGCCGAGCTGGAGGGCAACGATGACAGGATAGAGGGGGTGCTGTGTGGGGCAGTGAGGCAGCTGAAGATCACGCGGGCCAAGCCAGACACCACCCTCTACCTGAGCCTCATGTACCTGGCCAAAATCAAGCCCAACATCTTTGCCACAGAGGGTGTCATTGAG GCGCTGTGCAGCCTCTTGCGGCGGGATGCCTCCATCAACTTCAAGGCCAAGGGGAACAGCCTGGTCTCGGTGCTGGCCTGTAACCTCCTCGTGGCCGCATACGAGGAGGATGAGAACTGGCCCGAAATCTTTGTCAAG GTATACATCGAGGATTCCCTGGGGGAGCGGGTCTGGGTGGACAGCCCTCACTGCAAGTCATTTGTGGACAGCGTCCAGACGGCATTCAACACCAAGGTGCCCCCCAGGAGCATGCTCCTGCAGGGGGACATGGGACGCGGCGGGGGGGACCTCAGTGCTG GGaacagcccccacccctccctcaccGAGGAGGAAGACAGCCAGACGGAGCTCCTCATCGCCGAGGAGAAGCTGAGTCCTGAGCAGGAGGGCCAGCTCATGCCCAG GCCTAGGTACGACGACCTGGCAGAGAGCGTGGAGGAGTACGTCCTCGATGTCCTTCGAGACCAGCTGAACCGGCGGCAGCCCATCGACAACGTCTCCCGCAACCTGCTGCGGCTGCTCACCTCCACCTGCGGCTACAAGGAGGTCCGGCTGATGGCCGTGCAGAAGCTGGAGATGTGGCTGCAGAACCCAAAG CTGACCAGGCCGGCTCAGGACCTGCTCATGTCCGCCTGCGTGAACTGCAACACGCAGAGCCCGGAGGATGTGGATGTCATCTCCCACCTGATCAAGATCCGCCTCAAGCCCAAGGTCCTCCTCAACCACTACATGCTCTGCATCAG GGAGCTGCTGAATGCCCACAAGGACAACTTGGGCACCACCATCAAGTTTGTCATCTTCAACGAGCTCTCCAACGCCCGGAACCCCAACAACATGCAGGTCCTCCACACCGTGCTGCAGCACAGCTCCGAGCTCGCACCCAAG TTCCTGGCCGTGGTGTTCCAGGACCTGCTGACCAACAAGGACGACTACCTGCGGGCCTCACGGGCCCTGCTGCGGGAGATCATCAAGCAGACCAAGCACGAGATCAACTTCCAGGCCTTCTGCCTGGGCCTCATGCAGGAGCGCAAGGAGCCGCAGCACCTGGACATGGAGCTCAAG GAGCGGTTTGTGATCCATGTGACAGACCTGCTGGCCGTGTCCATGATGCTGGGCATCACCGCCCAGGTGAAGGAGGCAGGGGTCGCCTGGGACAAAGGCGAGAAGAAGA ACCTCGAGGTGCTGCGCTCTTTCCAGAACCAGATCGCGGCCATCCAGCGGGACGCCGTCTGGTGGCTTCACACTGTCGTCCCCTCCATCAGCAAACTCGCGCCCAAGGACTACGTACACTG CCTCCATAAGGTGCTGTTCACGGAGCAGCCAGAGACCTACTACAAGTGGGACAACTGGCCTCCGGAAAGTGACCGCAA CTTCTTCCTCCGCCTCTGCTCTGAGGTGCCCATCCTGGAGGACACGCTGATGCGGATCCTGGTCATTGGGCTGTCCCGAGAGCTGCCGCTCGGCCCTGCTGACGCCATGGAGCTGGCCGACCACCTGGTGAAGCGAGCCGCGGCTGTGCAGGCGGACG ATGTGGAAGTGCTGAAGGTGGAGAGAATCCAGCTGATCGACGCCGTCCTGAACCTGTGCACCTACCATCACCCCGAGAACATTCAGCTCCCCCCAGG GTATCAGCCACCAAATCTCGCCATCTCCACCCTCTACTGGAAGGCGTGGCCGCTCCTGCTCGTGGTGGCCGCATTTAACCCGGAAAACATCG GCCTGGCTGCCTGGGAAGAGTACCCCACCCTGAAGATGCTCATGGAGATGGTGATGACTAA CAATTACTCCTACCCGCCCTGCACCCTGACGGACGAGGAGACACGCACAGAGATGATCAGCCGGGAGCTGCAGGTCGCCCAGCGGGAGAAGCAGGAGATCCTGGCATTCGAGGGCCACCTGGCCGCTGCCTCCACCAAGCAGACCATCACCGAGAGCAGCAGCCTCCTCGTGTCCCAGCTCACTGGCCTGGACCCCCG AGGGCCACCCCGCAGGCCCCCCCCCCACATCCTGGATCAGGTGAAAGGGCTCAACCAGTCCCTACGCCTCGGGCACCTGCTGTGCCGGAGCCGCAGCCCGGACTTCCTCCTCAACATCATCCAGAGGCAG GCCTCCTCGCAGTCCATGCCCTGGCTGGCCGACCTGGTGCAGTCCAGCGAGGGCTCCGTGGACGTGCTGCCCGTGCAGTGTCTGTGCGAGTTCCTGCTGCACGATGCTGCCGACGATGCCGCCTCTGGGGAGGAGGACGAGGAGGCCGAGAGCAAGGAGCAGAAGGCCAAGAAGCGGCAG AGGCAGCAGAAGCAGCGGCAGCTGCTAGGCCGCCTGCAGGACCTGCTGCTGGGCCCCCAGGCCGATGAGCAGACCACCTGTGAGGTGCTGGACTACTTCCTGCGCCGCCTCAGCTCCTCCCAGGTGGCCTCCCGGGCGCTAGCCATGAAG TCGGGGACAGGCCCTTCCTGCCCGTCCTTTAGAACAGAAGGCAGCCAGCTGACCCTGCCCAGCTCAGCGCCACGTGTGTCACTGCAGGGTCTGTCGCTGGTGCTCTCGGAGGGCAGCCTGCGGGACGGGGAGGAGCAGGGCCACCCCCAGGAGGAAGACTCGGGGGACACCGAGATGCTGCAGGGCTACCAGTGGCTGCTGAGGGACCTGCCCCGGCTGCCTCTGTTTGACAGCGTCAGGGCCACGACTGCACTGGCGCTGCAGCAG GCCATCCACATGGAGACGGACCCGCAGTCCATCAGCGCCTACCTGGTCTACCTGTCCCAGCACACGCCAGTGGAGGAGCAAGGCCAGCACAGTGACCTGGCGCTG GATGTGGCCCGGCTGGTCGTGGAGCGCTCCACCATCATGGCGCACCTCTTCTCCAAGCTCTCCCACAGCGCCACGTCGGACGCCGTGCTGGCCGCCCTGCTCACCATCTTCTCCCGCTACGTGAGGCGCATGCGCAAGAGCAAGGAGGGGGAAGAGGTCTACAGCTGG TCCGAGTCCCAGGACCAGGTCTTCCTGCGCTGGGCTGGTGGGGAGACGGCCACCATGCACATCCTGGTGGTGCACGCCATGGTCATCCTGCTGACGCTGGGGCCCCCCCGAG CTGGTGATGGCGAGTTCCACGCCCTGTTGGACATCTGGTTTCCGGAGAAAAAGCCGCTGCCCACTGCCTTCCTTGTGGACACGTCTGAGGAGGCCTTGCTGCTGCCCGACTGGCTGAAGCTGCGCATGATCCGGTCGGAGGTGCCTCGCCTGGTGGATGCGG CCCTGCAGGACCTGGAGCCCCAGCAGCTGCTGCTCTTCGTGCAGTCCTTCGGCATCCCCGTCTCCAGCATGAGCAAGCTCCTCCAGTACCTGGACCAGGCCGTGGCCCACGACCCCCAGACCCTGGAGCAGAATATCATGGACAAGA ATTACATGGCTCACCTGGTGGAGGTGCAGCATGAGAGAGGCGCTTCTGGAGGCCAGACTTTCCACTCCCTGCTGACGGCCTCCCTGCCCCCCCGGCGAG ACAGTACAGAAGCCCCAAAGCCAAAGAGCAGCCCGGAGCATCCCACGGGCCACGGGAGGATCCGTGCTGGGACCCAGATCCGGGCGCTCGGCCCCGAGGACGACCTGGCCAGCGTGGTCCTGCAG ATCTTTCCGCTGAACCCCGACCCCCGGTGGCAGAATGCAAACCCCCGCCCCATCGCCCTGGCATTGCAGCAGGCCCTGGGCCAGGAGCTGGCCCGCGTGCGCCAGGGGGACCCTGAGGTGACGGGCATCACAGTCCGGCTCCTGCAGGCCTTGGCCACTCTGCTGACCTCCTCCCACGGCGGGGCCCTGGCCATGGCCATGCACCGGAGCCACGTCCTTGCCTGCCCGCTGCTGCGCCAGCTCTGCCAGTACCAG CGCTGCGTGCCCCAGGACGCCAGCTTCTCATCGTTGTTCCTCAAAGTACTCATGCAGCTGCTGCAGTGGCTGGACAGCCCGGCCATGGGGGACGGGCCCCTCCAGGCCCAGCTCAAGCTGTTTGCCGCCCAGTTCTCAGCCAGGCGCAGGATCAGCGACG TGCGCACCGGCTTCCTGCACCTGGCGGAGGCCCTGGCCTTCCGCCGTGACTCGGAGGTCGTCCGCTCCACGGTCCGGGCCCTCATTGCCACCCTGCAGTCTGGGGAGAAGTGCAGCGTGGAGCCCGAGCTCATGGGCAAAG TCCTCCAAGGCTTGATCGAGGTGCAGTCGCCCTTCCTGGAGGAACTGCTGACCGTGCTCTTCTCGGCCACTGCGGGTGCTGGCCCCAGGCCCCCTGCTGCACGGCCCATCGTGGTGGTCAGCTCCCTGCTGCTGCAGGACCAGGAGGAGCCCCCTGGGAAGCAGGAAGGGGATGGCTGCAG CCTGGAAACCGTGCGGCTGGGCCCGTCCTCAGGGCTTCTCGTCGACTGGCTGGAGATGCTGGACCCTGAGGTGATCGGCAGCTGCCCAGACCTGCAGCAGAGGCTCTTGTTCTGGAACAAG ggcagggGCCACGGTGGCGCCCAAGTGCCGTCTTTCCGTCCCTACCTCCTGGCCCTCCTCACGCACCAGTCCAACTGGGCCACACTGCACCAGTGCATCCGCATCCTGCTCTGCAAGAGCCGGGAGCAGAG GTTCGATCCTTCTGCCTCTTTGGATTTCCTCTGGGCCTGTATCCATGTCCCTCGGATCTGGCAGGGCAGGGACCAGCGGACCCCTCAG AAGCGGCGGGAGGAGCTCGTGCTCCGGGTCCAGACCCCAGAGCTCCTCAGCCTGGTGGAGCTGATCCTGGCCGAGGCGGAGGCCAGAAGCCAGGAGGCAGACGAGGCCTCCTGCAGCCCCATCCAGGCCCGCCTGCCCCTGCTGCTCAGCTGCTGCCACGGAAACGACGAGAGCATCCAGAAGGTGGCGGAGTACCTGACGGGCTGCATCCAGCAGCGGGGGGACAG TGTGGTGGGCAGGCGCTGCCGAGACCTGCTCCTGCAGCTGTACCTGCAGCGGCCAGAGCTCCGGGTGCCCGTGCCTGAGATCTTGCTGTGCAGCGAGGGGGCCCCCAGCAGCAGTGTCTGCAAG CTGGACGGCCTCATTCACCGCTTCATCACCCTCCTCGCCGACACCAGTGACTCCCGAGCATCCGAGAGCCGTGTGGCGGATGCCAACATGGCGTGCCGGAAGCTGGCCGCGGCCCACCCCATCCTGCTGCTGAG GCACCTGCCCGTCCTCGCGGCTCTGCTTCACGGGAGGACGCACCTCAGCTTCCAGGAGTTCTGCCGGCAGAGCCACCTGGCCTTCTTCCTGCGCGCGCTGGGGCTCCTGGGGCTGCTGCAGCCGCCGCTGTTCCGCGCCGAGCACCAGGGGCCGCTGTGGGACTGCCTGCGCGCCTTCGTCCGCGTGCTGCTG aATTACCGGAAGTCCTTCCGCCACCTTGCTCCCTTCATCAGCAGGTTCGTGCAGTTCATCCACAGGTACATCACCTGCAATGCCCCCGCGGCCGTCGCCTTCCTGCAGAGGCACGCGGACCCGCTCCA CGACCTGTGCTTCGACAACAGCGACCTGGTGGTGCTGAAGTCCCTCCTGGCAGGGCTGAGCCTCCCCAGTAGGAGCGGCGCGGCCGGCCGAGGCCTGGACGAGGAAGGCGAGG ACGAGAACTCGGCCGGCTCTCTGCCACTGGTCAGCGTCTCCCTCTTCACCCCCCTGACCGCAGCTGAGATGGCGCCCTACATGAGGAGGCTTTCCCGGGGCCAGGCTGTCGAGG ATCTGCTGGAGGTCCTCAGCGACATTGATGAGATGTCCCGGCGGAGACCTGAGGTCCTCGGTTTCTTCTCG CAGAGCCCCCAGTTGTGGGGCTGGAGGACCTGA